One Pagrus major chromosome 15, Pma_NU_1.0 DNA window includes the following coding sequences:
- the lyrm7 gene encoding complex III assembly factor LYRM7 translates to MGTRLKVLRAFKTLHRTRMAVFKDDDAALTAARLKINEEFQKNKAETSEENIQKMIKMGTDVEIILRQSVLQMEHVGEKTLMLRPRESLLLENVPYCDQPRKKS, encoded by the exons ATGGGCACCCGTTTGAAG GTCCTACGTGCGTTTAAAACGCTGCACAGAACAAGGATGGCTGTATTCAAAGATGATGACGCAGCACTGACAG CTGCAAGGTTAAAGATCAACGAGGAGTTCcagaaaaacaaagctgaaacatcagaagaaaacattcagaag ATGATCAAAATGGGCACAGATGTGGAAATTATTCTTCGACAGTCCGTGTTACAAATGGAACATGTAGGAGAAAAAACGCTAA tgcTTCGACCCAGAGAGAGCCTTCTTCTTGAAAATGTACCCTATTGTGACCAGCCCAGGAAAAAGTCATGA
- the hint1 gene encoding adenosine 5'-monophosphoramidase HINT1 — MADETQKAQTAQAGGDTIFGKIIRKEIPATLIHDDDLCVAFNDVSPQAPIHILVVPKKPIAQLSLAEESDAALLGHLMLVAKKCAKDAGLSEGYRIVVNDGKHGGQSVYHIHIHILGGRQMGWPPG; from the exons ATGGCTGATGAAACGCAGAAAGCGCAGACTGCCCAGGCGGGCGGAGACACGATATTTGGAAAAATCATCCGCAAAGAGATACCTGCCACACTAATCCACGATGATGACCTG TGTGTGGCCTTCAATGATGTTTCTCCTCAAGCTCCCATTCATATCCTCGTTGTCCCAAAAAAGCCAATTGCTCAGCTGTCTCTAGCGGAGGAGAGTGACGCTGCA TTGTTGGGCCACTTAATGTTAGTTGCAAAGAAGTGTGCCAAAGACGCGGGTCTATCTGAAGGCTACAGGATCGTCGTCAATGACGGAAAGCACGGAGGCCAGTCGGTCTaccacatccacatccacatccTGGGTGGACGCCAGATGGGGTGGCCTCCCGGCTAA